Sequence from the Thunnus maccoyii chromosome 22, fThuMac1.1, whole genome shotgun sequence genome:
CAGTAGAACACAGTACACAGTGGGAAGACACAATTATAACCTGGTCATGTAATAGTGACTAAATTAATAACAGATCTACTAGATCCTGATTTCAAATGAAGTCACTGAGTGAAAGTGGGATCATCCTCCAGCCTGTTACATTGTTACATTTCCAGACTTCATATATTGTACCTGACTTGGACATATGTGGATTCAAGTACTGAAGGTCAGTATGAAAACCTTCCTGTGCTATGTTACTTTTGTGCCAGAACATGAGAGTAACCCACTAACTAGAGTGAGTGATGTCAGTTACATGATTTCTCTGATTCACATGATGCCACCAGCCACACTTGTATGATGAAGCTGCAGTTAATGCTACCAGGGACTGaactcacacccacacatattATCTCAAGGTCAAAGTGATCCATAATCAacttatattatttatgtgatCACTCatgatataaaatgtatgtataaaaacatgagtcatcaattaatctgtgcttatacaatacatttattaGTTTCATCAAAATAgaatttattcaaatgtattaaaaagtatctcagtattttaaatacagatttttcttcttattataAGATATCCTGCTTGAAACCACAAAGATAAAAGCAACAGAGACGTTTGCTAAATGTGCACATTAACTAACCTCATCTAAGATTAAAGAGATCTTATCTTTTGACTGCAGACCACAAGGAagctataaaaatatatttatctcAAGATCAACATGTAAATCTACATCACACTTTGAATAtcaaaaaaaacttaaaatgcaacatttctaATTCCACTGCTTTACACTGgagtacacacattcattcttGGTGTTGTTCCTCGCTCTTCTTGGTCTGTTGGGCAGGTTCACACTTAAAGCAGCATAATGCAGGTTGTCTGCTTCTTGGTAACCCTGGTAACAAAATATGTACAAGTTGATAACAATATGGATCCtgacaaacatcaacacaatgTCCAAAAAACTCTCAAAACATAATggttgtgtaaaaatgtgtttaaatattaattcaaCAGTTAAATAAGTTTTACCTCGCCATTTGTTGTGGAGGAAGTTGAAAATGTTGCTTGAGACTCTggttgtgaaaacagaaaaagtaatCTTATTCAAAGTCATGTTCAGTGAATACAAGCTGCCAGATATAAACAGTTACCTGCAGATTGGAAGCTGTTTCTCTTCATCTTGTACACTGAGAAAGCCAGTAAAACACTGAGGATGGTGGTGAACACCAAAGCTCCACTCAAGAAATACACCAAGACAGAAGAGTCTACCTCATTTGCAGAAAGACATAAAGAGATATTACACagctctcagatttatcttctTTTAGATGTTAAGTTTGATTAGGGAGTAATCATGTATTGATCGGATGAAACAATGTCTGCTAGAAAGTTACTTACAGCCAACGTCCAGCTTGGTCCCGTTTCCAAACACTATCCGTCCACATGAGGCAACAGCACAGTAGTAGGTCCCAGCATGAGAAAGATCCAGACTCTTCATTGTCAAATTGTAGAcacagttgtgtgtttgtgtgttgctgttcctctcacactgatcattcctgcctccatgtgtgtaaatgattccTGGATGAGATTCTTGAGAGTTTttgaaccagtaaacactgtgaTTTCCATCATCACAGGTCCCAGTGTGTACTGCACAGTTCAGAGTCACAGAGCCTCCTGGCTGGATGCTCTCAGATGCCGACTGATGGACCGAAGCTTGGATGTTCAAACCTGAACCCTTTACACTGACAATAATGTTCTCTGAAAATTCTAACGTGTATAAATAGCTACTAACGCAGTAGTAAGTAGCTGAGTCTGAAATGTGCAAATCTGTGATCTTCAAgtaatttttactgttttcagtaTCCAGTGTGAAGCGAGGATTGTTGTTGAATTCATTATGAAAAGTGCCATTACTTTTGTAGTCGTAGAGGGTGGAGATGATCCTTGGTTTCTGTCCCAGAGTTTGTTTATACCAGTAAAGCTTTGCTGCAACATCACCTTTATAGGAACATCTCAAAGATACGCTGTCACCAACATTAGCTGATATAAAACTACTGTCTTGACGAACAGATGAGGAGAATTTCAGAGCAGTTGTCTCAGCTGAAGTGAAAtgagaaatagagcaaattttTGTCAACTTAATGTGATTCAGCGTAATcagtacattaaaaatattaaaaatattagaaTCATTTGTATGAGGAGTGAGCATACACTCTTAAAGAAACAAGTTggaatcacaaaaacacaactcaccTGTTTCCCCTAAAAACAGACATGTGAGATAGAGAGCAAACACTGGAGATGTCATCGTGTTCAACTTGTCgtgtgaaatgaaaagagcATTGATCTTTTCTTCACTCTTCAGAGACAAGACTGCATTTGATTGGCCAACCAGAAGTCATACTGCGTGTCCTATTAAGGAAACATGACCACATGTTCACTTCAACCTATAATGTGAAGTTTGTCTCTCGACAACATTCACATGatgacagaaatatatataaaaaaaacagctcacatcTTGgcattcaatttaaaatgactaaaaattaaatatctagTATAATCATGTAGCAGGTCATAGTGGGCAGGCTTGAATATTTAACTACCTGTGAAGTGCACTAGAGACACAGCATGATGCAGATCAGTTGGTAGATGTAGTTGTAACTTAATGaggaaaaagatttttaaagaatataacTGTTATAAAACCCACATACAAATAACCACATGCTTTCTTTTAAATGATCTAACTGTGAATTGTCCTGAGTAAGCAAGACACTGTTTCTGAACAGAGAAGTTGCTGATTttctaatgtgtttgtttgatgctTTGAGTGTAATAataaattccattcacctccattttaCTGGACTGGCAACagaagtcaaataaaatcagttcaaTCACCACTAAGCATAAAGTTAGACAGGCTTTTGCATTTGAAATTGCGGGCTTTTCATCTTACAAAGTCAATATAATCAGAAAAGTTTGACCTGATAAGGATGCTGCACTTTTAAgtgtttaaaggaaaagtccggttgtatttcccataaatgtgacCATTGTGGATCTATGTGTCAGGTAATGTTGCTCTCTCTGGCTCTGTTATAGAGATTCTGGTGATTCACAAATCCATGTCAGCTTGCTGGTGAACTGAACCACCCAGTTTATTCATCCAATTTGTTTATATGTATGAGTCTGATTTTCACTGCGGTTagactgtaaggaaactaaaaaaactaaacGCAATTATTGGATTATCTGGTGGACTATTATGAGGACAATtgtgagtcatttcactttgactggccaactgtatttatttgagccAGAGTACACAGGTGGTAAATGAGTGCACTTATAAAACGCTTTTCAAGTCTACTGAACACTCAGAGTGCTCTGCAATAAAcaccaacctgctcatcaggagtgaTATAGTGCTTTTATATCCAAAGCTCTCCACAATGCTTCTAATGCtaacccattcacacacacactcatacaacaATGGCAACCATTGGGagtaatttggggttcagtatcttgtccaaggacactttgacatgcggactggaggagctgggtaTCGACCCACCGACCCTCTAATTAGTAGATGACTCACTCTACGTCCTGCCGCcacagagaggagataaaacaactgaaagagGAAATATGAAGAATGGAGGCAGAAAGGCAACAGGACTGTCAGGAAAgacaacatacagtaacagttacctcagagaaactgctgctgttcctgAAGTCACTGTTCTCCTGAagagtgaagaggaaaacttTTTCTGCAGAGTGGGACCTGTAGCTGTTAGACTCAGAAGATCTAGAAGTGTCCATGGATGAGAATAATCCCAGCTGTGTAACTACAACAAATGGAtttacagcatttattaacattgtcaaacagacactgaactatccacagcctcagacgtaaacaaaccaacatgcAAGTGGTCCTGGGTGTAGTTCCCTATTAGTACTGGGAAGTTCCAATGTTTGAGTTGTCTCAGTATAGTCGATGTTGTTGttatatgttgtgttgtgtgagtCCTTGTCCTCGTTAGCATGACTCATTTATGGAAAATTCATCAGGGAAATATACCATAAATTTCCTTTAAGTAACCAATCACCTCATAGATCAGTTAGTCTCATATTTTTATCCAAATCTGCACACTGGAACATAATCTGTATACAAGcttgttttgtaaaaacaatcaaacacaaaGTATTTCCCTGTATTTTCAGTTGTAAATGTTGAAACAGTGGCTGCATGTTGGATGTGCAGTAGAACACAGTACACAGTGGGAAGACACAATTATAACCTGGTTGTGTAATAGCGACTGAGTTACTACAAATCTACTAGATCCAGTTTTCAAATGAAGTCACTGAGTGAAAGTGGGATCATCCTCCAGCCTGTTACATTGTTACATTTCTAGACTTCATATATTGTACCTGACTTGGACATATGTGGATTCAAGTACTGAAGGTCAGTATAAAAACCTTCCTGTGCCATTTTACTTTTGTGCCAGAACACGAGAGTCACCCACTAACTAGAGTGAGTGATGTCAGTTACATGATTTCTCTGATTCACATGATGCCACCAGGCACACTTGTATGATGAAGCTGCAGTTAATGCTACCAGGAACTGaactcacacccacacatattATCTCAAGATCAAAGTGATCCATAATCAacttatattatttatgtgatcattgatgatataaaatgtatgtataaaaacaaaGGCCATGagtcatcaattaatctgagcttataaaatacatttactagTTTCATCAAAATGgaatttattcaaatgtattaaaaactGTCTCAGTATTTCAAATACAGATTTTCCTCTTACAATAAGAAATCCTGCTTAAAAccacaaagacaaaagcaacaGAGACGTTTGCTAAATGTGCACATTAACTAACCTCATCTAAGATTAAAGAagctataaaaatatttatctcAAGATCAGCTTCTAAATCTACAtgataatatgaaaatgaaataaaataaaataaaataaaaaatattactttaaaactggaaatgtaacatgtaattCTACTGCTTTACACTGgagtacacacattcattcttGGTGTTGTTCCTCGCTCTTCTTGATCTGTTGGGCAGGTTCACACTTAAAGCAGCATAATGCAGGTTGTCTGATTCTTTGTAACTCTGGTAACAAAATATGTACAAGTTGATAACAATATGGCTCCtgacaaacatcaacacaatgTCCAAAAAAACCCTCCAACAATAATGGTtgtgtcaaaaatgtgtttaaatattaattcaacagtaaaaataagttttacctCGCAATTTGTTGTGGAGGAAGCTGAAAATGTTGCTTGAGACTCTgattgtgaaaacagaaaaagtgatTTTATTCAAAGTCATGTTCAGTGAATACAAGCTGTCAGATATAAACAGTTACCTGTAGATTGGAAGCTGGTTCTCTTCATCTTGTACACTGAGAAAGCCAGTAAAACACTGAGGATGGTGGTGAACGCCAAAGCTCCACTCAAGAAATACACCAAGACAGGAGAGTCTACCTCATTTGCAGAAAGACATAAAGAGATATTACACAgctctcagatttatctctaTTTTGATGTTTAGTTCGTTTAGGGAGTAATCATGTATTGATCAGATGAAACAATGTCTGCTAGAAAGTTACTTACAGCCAACATCCAGCTTGGTCCCGTTTCCAAACAGTATCCGTCCACATGAGGCGACAGCACAGTAGTAGGTCCCAGCATGAGAAAGATTCAGACTCTTCATTGGCAAGTTGtagacacaggtgtgtgtttgtgtgttgttgttcctctcacactgatcattccTGCCTCCATGTGTGTAAATAATTCCTGGATGAGATTTTTGAGAGTTTttgaaccagtaaacactgtgttcTCCATCATTACAGGTcccagtgtgtactgtacagttcaGAGTCACAGAGCCTCCTGGCTGGATGCTCTCAGATGCCGACTGATGGACCAAAGCTTGGATGTTCAAACCTGAACCCTTTACATTGACAACAGTTCCTTCTGCTAATTCAAATTTGTATGATAGACTAGTTGCACAGTAGTAAGTAGCTGAGTCTGAAAGACGTAACTCTGAGATCGTCAAGTGATTTTTACCGTTTTCAGTATCCAGTGTGAAGCGAGGATTGTTCTTGAATTCATCATAAAAAGTACCATTTATCTCATTCACATAGAAGGGTAGAGATGAGCCTTGGTTTCTGTCCCAGAGTTTGCTTGTACCAGTACAGCCATGTTGAAACATCAGCGTcatagaaacattgtaaagACAGCTTTTCCCCAACATTAACTGATAGAAAACCACTCTCTTGGTGCACAGATGAGGACAATTTAAGATTGGTCACCTGTGCTGTAGTAtgatgagagagagattttGGTGATAGAAAT
This genomic interval carries:
- the LOC121890075 gene encoding immunoglobulin kappa light chain-like; amino-acid sequence: MTSPVFALYLTCLFLGETAETTALKFSSSVRQDSSFISANVGDSVSLRCSYKGDVAAKLYWYKQTLGQKPRIISTLYDYKSNGTFHNEFNNNPRFTLDTENSKNYLKITDLHISDSATYYCVSSYLYTLEFSENIIVSVKGSGLNIQASVHQSASESIQPGGSVTLNCAVHTGTCDDGNHSVYWFKNSQESHPGIIYTHGGRNDQCERNSNTQTHNCVYNLTMKSLDLSHAGTYYCAVASCGRIVFGNGTKLDVGYSSVLVYFLSGALVFTTILSVLLAFSVYKMKRNSFQSAESQATFSTSSTTNGEGYQEADNLHYAALSVNLPNRPRRARNNTKNECVYSSVKQWN